From Leptolyngbyaceae cyanobacterium, a single genomic window includes:
- a CDS encoding NB-ARC domain-containing protein — protein sequence MAKPTRNLKRKRGVILSPQGWQRLQEAQERSQIKANHRMPYTLEDLSALTGLSVRSLSKVRGCKEAVDRQTLEDYFRAFDLTLTESDYIQPDEQLSVIPIQQDWGEALDVSRFYGRNEELYTLKQWICQDYCRLVGIFGMGGMGKTALSVKFAEQVQQQFTYVIWRSLRNAPTLKMLLGELVCFLSEQQDAEAEIGNFLQCLRNARCLVILDNLETILQGGDRVGQYLDNYEEYGELFRIVAESRHQSCLMLTSREKPGEIAQFEGIELAVRSLQLKGSPEATQGLIAATGLQGTQAEIQQLSDRYGNNPLALKIVSTSIRDLFDGEIGTFLEQDTFVFNGLRRLLDRQFDRLSALERSIMYWLAINREWTSITELAEDMIPIVSKANLLEALESLRWRSLIENKSSNYTQQPVVMEYVSEKLIQQVTNELINQNIEILHNHALLKTTAKEYIRESQSRLILQPIADLLISNFNSLSALEQYLQNLLTQLRDTSVKSYASGNIINLVQNFNIDLTGWDFSGLSVWHAYLQGIHLQRVNFQNADLSKSVFTQTFGSAQTICFSPDDRLLAMGDNTYQIWIIQVADGQIQQTLQGHSDWVRSLKFSSDGQLLASGSDDCTIKLWDIATGQVLQTLRGHAYSVHAVAFSPDGNLLASGSTDGLIKIWDISTYRCLKTLQGHNSCIHSVAFSPGGNLLASASSDATIRLWNYQKNECWKILVGHCDRIWSIAWSLDDRTLVSGSADRTVKVWQVETGKCLKTIQAQESSVLSVAFNPEENLVASSSDDRTIKLWNIQTGNCEKTFQGHQNWINTIAFSHNGLLLASGCADQTVKLWNVQTGDCWKTLRGYTGEVLSIALHPDSRRLVSSGIESAIELWDLHEGKVLKTLPTHTWTVTTEFSPNGQLLASGGSEKIINLWDSNTGQLWKSLKGHSGSVWCVSWHPNHQLLASSSVDQTIRIWNVQTGECLHVLQGHTNWVIAVAWSPDGRMLASASSDRTVRLWDVLAIDPSPTPPLQGEGLKDSPFPTREAGIDPSPTLPGEGLRSSPFPSREGGWGVRFSEFTNTICKILIGHEQRVVTVAWSPDNQLVASGGVDQAIRVWNVTTGNCLITLPGHNGQIHSVAFSPDGRFLASASGDRTIKLWNIATGKEERTFHGHTNQVRMVLFTLDGKYLISGSSDETIKLWDVQTRECVKTLKADRPYEKMNITGVTGITEAQKAMLKMLGAMSYSESDVETDISKS from the coding sequence ATGGCTAAACCGACTCGAAACCTCAAACGCAAACGGGGTGTGATTCTCTCGCCACAAGGTTGGCAGCGTCTCCAGGAAGCTCAAGAACGATCGCAAATCAAAGCCAATCATAGAATGCCTTACACCCTAGAAGATTTAAGTGCTTTGACAGGGTTAAGCGTGCGATCGCTCAGTAAAGTTCGCGGTTGTAAAGAAGCAGTCGATCGCCAAACTCTCGAAGATTACTTTCGCGCTTTCGATCTTACCCTGACAGAAAGTGACTATATCCAGCCAGATGAGCAATTATCAGTTATTCCGATTCAACAAGATTGGGGAGAAGCGCTGGATGTTTCTCGATTCTACGGGCGTAATGAAGAACTTTATACCTTAAAACAGTGGATTTGTCAAGATTACTGCCGATTGGTAGGGATTTTTGGCATGGGGGGAATGGGAAAAACTGCTTTATCGGTCAAATTTGCAGAACAAGTGCAGCAACAGTTTACCTATGTTATTTGGCGCAGTTTGCGTAACGCGCCAACTCTGAAAATGCTGCTGGGTGAATTAGTCTGCTTTTTGTCAGAACAACAAGATGCTGAAGCGGAGATCGGTAATTTCCTTCAATGTTTGCGAAATGCTCGCTGTTTGGTGATTTTGGATAACTTAGAGACGATTTTACAGGGAGGCGATCGCGTCGGACAATACCTCGATAATTACGAGGAATATGGGGAACTTTTCCGAATAGTTGCCGAAAGCCGCCATCAAAGTTGTTTGATGTTAACAAGTAGAGAAAAACCAGGGGAAATTGCCCAATTTGAAGGTATTGAATTGGCTGTGCGCTCTCTACAATTGAAAGGTTCACCAGAAGCAACGCAAGGGTTAATTGCCGCAACGGGATTACAAGGAACTCAGGCAGAAATTCAGCAGTTGAGCGATCGCTATGGCAATAATCCATTAGCTTTAAAGATTGTTTCAACCTCGATTCGCGATTTGTTTGATGGCGAAATAGGCACATTTTTAGAGCAAGATACTTTCGTCTTTAATGGATTGCGCCGACTGTTAGATCGGCAGTTCGATCGTCTTTCTGCTTTAGAGCGATCGATAATGTATTGGTTGGCGATTAATCGGGAGTGGACGAGTATAACCGAATTGGCAGAAGATATGATTCCGATTGTCTCGAAAGCTAATTTATTAGAAGCATTGGAATCGTTGCGCTGGCGAAGTCTGATCGAAAACAAATCTAGTAACTACACCCAACAACCCGTTGTAATGGAATATGTCAGCGAGAAATTGATTCAACAGGTAACTAATGAACTAATTAATCAAAACATTGAAATTTTACACAATCATGCTCTATTGAAAACAACCGCCAAAGAATATATCCGAGAAAGTCAAAGCCGATTAATTTTACAACCAATTGCTGATTTATTGATAAGTAATTTTAATTCTCTTTCTGCTTTAGAACAATACCTTCAAAACCTGCTAACCCAACTGCGGGATACTTCAGTAAAAAGTTACGCATCTGGAAACATAATCAACTTGGTTCAAAATTTCAATATAGATTTAACTGGTTGGGATTTTTCAGGTTTAAGCGTATGGCACGCTTATTTACAAGGAATTCATTTGCAACGAGTGAATTTTCAGAATGCCGATTTGTCTAAATCTGTTTTCACGCAAACTTTTGGTAGCGCTCAAACGATTTGTTTTAGCCCAGACGATCGACTTTTGGCAATGGGAGATAACACTTATCAAATTTGGATAATACAAGTTGCAGATGGACAAATTCAACAAACGCTTCAGGGACATAGCGACTGGGTGCGATCGCTCAAATTTAGCTCCGATGGACAACTCTTAGCAAGTGGCAGCGATGACTGCACGATTAAACTTTGGGATATCGCTACTGGTCAAGTTTTGCAAACATTACGAGGACACGCTTATTCAGTTCATGCTGTTGCCTTTAGTCCAGATGGCAATCTATTAGCAAGTGGTAGTACTGATGGTCTTATTAAAATTTGGGATATTTCAACTTATCGGTGTTTAAAAACCCTTCAAGGACATAATAGTTGTATCCATTCAGTTGCTTTTAGTCCTGGGGGTAATCTTTTAGCGAGTGCCAGTTCAGATGCGACTATTCGCTTGTGGAATTATCAAAAAAATGAATGTTGGAAAATTCTGGTCGGACATTGCGATCGCATTTGGTCGATTGCTTGGAGTTTAGACGATCGAACTCTCGTAAGTGGCAGCGCCGATCGAACTGTGAAAGTTTGGCAGGTGGAAACAGGAAAATGTCTGAAAACTATTCAAGCACAAGAAAGTTCGGTACTTTCAGTGGCGTTTAATCCAGAAGAAAATTTAGTTGCTAGCAGCAGTGACGATCGAACTATCAAACTTTGGAATATCCAAACTGGAAACTGCGAGAAAACCTTTCAGGGACATCAAAATTGGATCAATACAATTGCTTTTAGTCACAATGGACTTTTACTGGCTAGCGGTTGCGCGGATCAAACCGTTAAACTTTGGAACGTGCAAACAGGAGATTGTTGGAAAACCCTACGAGGTTATACAGGCGAAGTGCTTTCAATTGCCCTTCATCCCGATAGTAGGAGATTAGTTAGTAGCGGGATAGAAAGTGCGATCGAACTTTGGGATCTGCACGAGGGTAAAGTTCTGAAAACACTGCCAACTCATACATGGACAGTTACCACAGAATTCAGCCCAAACGGTCAACTTCTTGCGAGTGGGGGAAGTGAAAAAATTATCAACCTTTGGGATAGCAATACGGGGCAATTGTGGAAAAGTTTAAAAGGTCATTCCGGTTCTGTTTGGTGCGTAAGTTGGCATCCGAATCACCAATTGTTAGCCAGCAGTAGCGTTGACCAAACAATTCGCATTTGGAACGTGCAAACGGGAGAATGTTTGCACGTTCTTCAAGGGCATACTAACTGGGTAATCGCAGTTGCTTGGAGCCCCGACGGTAGAATGCTGGCGAGTGCTAGTAGCGATCGAACTGTCAGGTTGTGGGATGTCCTGGCGATCGACCCCTCCCCAACCCCTCCCCTGCAAGGAGAGGGGCTTAAAGACTCCCCCTTCCCTACTAGGGAAGCAGGGATCGACCCCTCCCCAACCCTACCAGGAGAGGGGCTTAGAAGCTCCCCCTTCCCTAGTAGGGAAGGGGGCTGGGGGGTTAGGTTTTCCGAATTCACTAACACTATCTGCAAAATACTCATCGGACACGAACAACGGGTGGTTACGGTAGCCTGGAGTCCCGATAATCAACTGGTGGCGAGTGGTGGGGTAGACCAAGCTATAAGAGTATGGAATGTTACCACAGGCAATTGTCTGATAACTTTGCCAGGACACAACGGTCAAATACATTCGGTTGCATTCAGTCCAGATGGGCGTTTTTTGGCAAGTGCCAGTGGCGATCGCACAATAAAATTATGGAATATTGCCACAGGAAAAGAAGAACGTACCTTTCACGGACATACTAATCAAGTCCGCATGGTTTTGTTTACTCTTGATGGAAAATACCTGATTAGTGGCAGTTCCGATGAAACAATTAAGCTTTGGGATGTTCAAACGAGGGAGTGTGTCAAAACGCTCAAAGCCGATCGCCCTTATGAGAAAATGAATATTACAGGAGTTACTGGCATTACAGAAGCTCAGAAAGCGATGTTAAAAATGTTGGGTGCGATGAGTTATTCTGAATCAGATGTAGAAACGGATATTTCTAAATCGTAG
- a CDS encoding DUF3237 domain-containing protein: protein MFDYKLEHLFSYTITLKNPFEVITPLPEGIRANAYFASGLVKGPKMNGKVLPVGGDWVTIRPDGVGLIDVRTTFETDDGALIYTTYLGIYDLGEDGYQNFLNQEIPLQFPLRIAPRYHTAHPDYKWLNRLFCIGIGQAFLDRSEVEYDIYAVR, encoded by the coding sequence ATGTTTGATTACAAATTAGAACATCTCTTTTCTTACACCATAACTCTGAAAAACCCTTTTGAAGTGATTACACCTCTCCCAGAAGGAATTCGGGCTAATGCTTATTTTGCCAGTGGATTAGTGAAAGGCCCAAAAATGAATGGAAAAGTCCTCCCTGTAGGCGGAGACTGGGTAACTATTCGCCCTGATGGTGTGGGTTTAATCGATGTAAGAACTACTTTTGAAACTGATGATGGAGCATTAATCTACACAACTTACTTGGGAATTTACGATCTGGGAGAAGATGGCTATCAAAACTTTTTGAACCAAGAAATACCACTGCAATTTCCATTACGGATCGCTCCTCGTTATCATACCGCTCACCCAGATTACAAATGGCTCAATCGCTTATTTTGTATCGGAATTGGTCAAGCTTTTTTAGATCGTTCAGAAGTCGAGTATGACATCTATGCAGTTAGGTAA
- a CDS encoding AI-2E family transporter encodes MSKQRLTISLSNLLIIIGIGLLLALLWQIRSLLIILMVSIVMAATIAPIVNAAERLRLPRWLAVITVYLILIAIVTGGGILIGPAVIDQIQLLAFNTPIYLENLQALAENWVVKFYDGRPELITQLVDTQALTTWVFRSSQEIFLRSVDITKGIVGGVLSFILALLISGYMVADSTNLIKGLVQLFPSPWEERLAAQVIPMRDRMGGYIQGRVAVAAILGIAVSFGLSILGLSDFALGLGAIAGVTDLIPFFGPILGAIPALIVALSQGGWTFLWVLLLFIIVQNLETYLLDPILVGSSVKIHPLYQLLAVLGGTQVLGIIGALIVPPWVAGVSVLVDNLYLQPKLMAKQPPKTLSTQEDAINTESPLNTLSVNSSTLKS; translated from the coding sequence ATGTCTAAGCAACGCTTAACTATTTCCTTATCTAACTTATTGATAATTATCGGTATCGGCTTACTTTTGGCGCTGTTATGGCAAATTAGGAGTTTGCTAATTATCCTGATGGTTTCCATCGTGATGGCTGCTACGATTGCACCCATCGTCAATGCTGCCGAACGGTTGCGACTACCTCGTTGGCTAGCAGTCATCACTGTATATTTAATTCTAATTGCGATCGTAACAGGTGGAGGAATATTAATTGGCCCCGCCGTGATTGACCAAATTCAACTCCTTGCCTTCAATACACCAATTTACTTAGAAAATCTCCAAGCTTTAGCCGAAAATTGGGTAGTAAAATTTTATGACGGCAGACCGGAATTAATCACTCAACTAGTCGATACCCAAGCTTTAACCACATGGGTGTTTCGTTCCTCCCAAGAAATATTCCTTCGTTCTGTTGACATCACCAAAGGAATAGTCGGTGGAGTTCTCAGCTTTATTTTAGCTTTATTAATCTCCGGCTACATGGTCGCGGATAGTACCAACCTCATCAAAGGTTTAGTACAATTATTTCCCTCACCTTGGGAGGAACGCCTAGCAGCGCAGGTGATTCCGATGCGCGATCGCATGGGCGGTTACATTCAAGGTAGAGTAGCAGTAGCTGCCATCTTGGGCATTGCCGTTAGTTTCGGCTTAAGCATTCTAGGATTATCCGATTTTGCACTAGGATTGGGTGCAATAGCAGGCGTTACCGACTTAATCCCCTTTTTTGGGCCGATTTTAGGTGCCATTCCCGCTTTAATCGTCGCCCTTTCACAAGGAGGCTGGACTTTTTTGTGGGTATTGCTATTATTTATAATTGTTCAAAATTTAGAAACCTACTTACTAGACCCCATATTAGTGGGTTCTTCCGTCAAAATACATCCCCTGTATCAACTCTTAGCAGTACTGGGAGGAACCCAAGTTTTAGGCATCATTGGCGCTTTAATAGTTCCCCCTTGGGTTGCAGGAGTCTCCGTTTTAGTAGACAATCTTTATTTACAACCAAAACTGATGGCAAAACAACCACCAAAAACTCTATCTACCCAAGAAGATGCTATTAATACCGAATCGCCCCTCAATACATTATCCGTAAATTCATCTACTTTGAAAAGTTAA
- a CDS encoding flavin reductase family protein, whose translation MLDEQAKKTILRKIPHGIYVCGVKDGEDVNGFTASWVMQASFQPPLVVNCVKKDSQSHAMLKASGVFALSFLEAGQKEVAQKFFQPRRRIGNKFEDVEFYLGGETGCPIISDSLGYVECRVVGAVEHGDHTVFVGEVVGAGVHREGEPLLLESTGWNYGG comes from the coding sequence TTGTTAGACGAACAAGCTAAAAAGACAATTTTGCGAAAGATTCCCCACGGAATTTACGTCTGCGGCGTCAAGGATGGGGAAGATGTCAACGGCTTTACTGCTAGCTGGGTGATGCAAGCTTCTTTTCAACCGCCGTTAGTGGTGAATTGCGTGAAAAAGGATTCTCAATCCCATGCGATGCTGAAAGCTAGCGGCGTTTTTGCTCTGAGTTTTCTGGAAGCGGGACAAAAAGAGGTAGCCCAGAAATTTTTTCAGCCACGACGCCGCATCGGTAATAAGTTTGAAGATGTGGAGTTCTATTTAGGGGGAGAAACTGGCTGTCCCATCATCTCCGATTCACTGGGTTATGTTGAGTGCAGAGTCGTCGGCGCAGTGGAACATGGGGATCATACCGTGTTTGTTGGTGAAGTAGTTGGCGCTGGCGTTCACCGGGAAGGGGAACCGCTTTTGCTAGAAAGTACTGGCTGGAATTACGGCGGTTAG
- the coaD gene encoding pantetheine-phosphate adenylyltransferase, which produces MIAIYPGSFDPITLGHLDVIERGCKLFERVVVAVLRNPNKTPMFTVQERIEQIRQSTQHIPNIEVDSFDGLTVNYAQMKQASAIIRGLRVLSDFEKELQMAHTNKTLSDRVETVFLATSTEYGFLSSSVVKEIARFGGCVDHLVPKHVALEIYQKCYAKTPQESAPTVTNQISKMSPSVDRQA; this is translated from the coding sequence GTGATTGCAATCTATCCTGGCAGCTTCGATCCGATAACTTTGGGACACCTCGACGTAATCGAGCGAGGGTGTAAACTATTTGAGCGAGTTGTGGTAGCCGTGCTACGCAATCCGAACAAAACGCCGATGTTTACCGTCCAAGAGCGGATCGAACAGATTCGCCAATCCACGCAGCACATACCGAATATTGAGGTAGACAGTTTTGATGGTTTAACCGTCAATTATGCTCAGATGAAGCAGGCTTCTGCGATTATCCGAGGTTTGCGGGTGCTGTCTGACTTTGAAAAAGAGTTGCAGATGGCTCACACTAATAAGACTCTTTCGGATCGGGTAGAGACTGTTTTTCTGGCTACGTCTACCGAATACGGTTTTTTAAGTAGTAGCGTGGTAAAAGAGATAGCAAGATTCGGCGGTTGTGTCGATCATCTTGTCCCCAAACACGTTGCCCTGGAAATTTACCAAAAATGTTACGCCAAGACACCCCAAGAGTCAGCCCCGACGGTGACGAACCAAATATCCAAGATGAGTCCCAGCGTGGATCGGCAGGCGTAG
- a CDS encoding GFA family protein — MKTYTGGCTCKAIRYEISAEPLQMAHCQCRDCQESTGSGHASALVFPKNAVKLSGNPTHYVTKADSGNTKRRAFCSICGSPLYTLLDAMPDIFALKVGSLDDPSIFKPQIVLYTDSGHSWDTINHSLPSCPKMPSTF, encoded by the coding sequence ATGAAAACTTACACGGGTGGATGTACTTGCAAAGCAATTCGGTATGAAATTTCCGCAGAACCTTTACAGATGGCTCATTGTCAATGTAGGGATTGCCAAGAATCTACCGGATCTGGTCACGCATCAGCCTTAGTATTTCCCAAAAATGCCGTCAAATTATCTGGTAATCCGACTCATTATGTTACTAAAGCAGATAGCGGAAATACCAAAAGACGTGCCTTTTGTTCAATTTGTGGTTCACCTTTGTACACCTTGCTTGATGCGATGCCAGATATCTTCGCTCTTAAGGTAGGAAGTCTCGACGATCCGAGCATTTTTAAGCCTCAAATAGTCCTTTACACCGATAGCGGGCACTCTTGGGACACGATAAATCATTCATTACCGAGTTGTCCAAAAATGCCATCTACATTTTGA
- the cobM gene encoding precorrin-4 C(11)-methyltransferase, with amino-acid sequence MPQSATLTPSSPLSPTVYIVGAGPGDPDLLTVKAQKILAQADVILFADSLVPKQILQGVREDAEIIRTANKTLEDILPIMIERVKQGKSVVRLHSGDPSLYGAVHEQMQELAEAEIPFEIIPGISAFQAAAAKLKVELTVPELVQTIILTRISGNASAVPKTEELASLAAHQASLCLYLSARHIEEAQTKLIAHYPSDTPVAICFRLGWPDEKIIVVPLHQMAETTQKENLIRTTLYLISPALGEVAKLRSKLYHPEHTHIFRPKSATV; translated from the coding sequence ATGCCTCAATCTGCCACACTCACCCCATCTTCTCCTCTCTCTCCTACAGTATATATTGTAGGAGCAGGGCCAGGAGATCCCGATTTACTAACTGTCAAAGCACAGAAAATTTTAGCCCAAGCAGACGTCATCTTATTTGCCGACTCATTAGTACCCAAACAAATATTGCAAGGAGTGCGAGAAGATGCAGAAATTATCCGCACAGCCAACAAAACCCTAGAAGACATTTTACCCATCATGATAGAACGGGTAAAACAAGGTAAATCTGTCGTTCGCCTCCACTCTGGTGACCCAAGTCTTTACGGCGCAGTACACGAACAAATGCAAGAGTTAGCAGAAGCAGAAATACCTTTTGAAATAATCCCCGGAATTAGTGCTTTCCAAGCCGCCGCCGCTAAACTAAAAGTTGAATTAACCGTACCCGAACTAGTCCAAACTATCATCCTTACCCGCATTAGTGGAAACGCTTCCGCAGTACCAAAAACCGAAGAATTAGCTTCTTTAGCAGCACATCAAGCCAGTTTATGCCTTTACCTAAGTGCCCGTCATATCGAAGAAGCACAAACCAAACTGATAGCACATTACCCATCCGATACACCAGTAGCGATTTGTTTTCGCTTAGGTTGGCCAGATGAAAAAATCATAGTCGTTCCCCTCCATCAAATGGCTGAAACTACACAAAAAGAAAACCTCATCCGCACCACTCTCTATTTAATTAGTCCAGCACTAGGAGAAGTAGCGAAATTGCGTTCCAAACTTTACCATCCCGAACATACCCATATATTTAGACCAAAATCAGCCACAGTTTAA
- a CDS encoding lipid-A-disaccharide synthase-related protein has translation MKLLCLSNGHGEDAIAIRILQKLQQHPNAPKLAALPIVGEGQAYTELGIPIIAPTRKMPSGGFIYMDGRHLWRDLRSGLLQLLWWQFKAVQGWKQQGGAILAVGDIVPLLLAWLSGAPYAFVGTAKSEYYLRDEAGMLPRKSRVQRSEGWSGSVYLPWERWLMSHKRCKGVFPRDSLTTETLLKWSIPAFDLGNPMMDDLEGKIAKSAFYNLDADKEEQARSLHVTLLPGSRPPEAYRNWEEILLAVNGIRESFRHRGAVFLGAIAPTLSLDPLREALEAQGWQMQTQVSEASELPINDASASVFHQGKSTLILSQRAFSDCLQQGDFAIAMAGTATEQFVGLGKPAIAIPGKGPQFTPAFAEAQSRLLGPSLILVEQPTAVAATIQSLLRDPDRLQLIAENGVRRMGKPGSAQRIADCLIDKLVIGH, from the coding sequence ATGAAGTTACTTTGTTTGAGCAACGGTCATGGGGAAGATGCGATCGCAATTCGCATTTTGCAGAAATTACAGCAGCATCCCAATGCCCCTAAGTTAGCTGCCCTGCCAATTGTCGGTGAGGGTCAAGCTTATACTGAATTGGGCATCCCCATTATCGCGCCTACTCGGAAAATGCCTTCCGGTGGCTTTATTTATATGGACGGGCGTCATTTATGGCGCGATTTGCGAAGTGGCTTGCTGCAACTGCTTTGGTGGCAGTTTAAAGCTGTACAGGGTTGGAAACAGCAGGGAGGTGCGATTTTAGCGGTTGGGGATATCGTGCCATTGTTGTTAGCTTGGTTGAGTGGCGCTCCCTATGCTTTTGTCGGCACTGCTAAGTCGGAGTACTACCTGCGTGATGAGGCGGGAATGCTACCTAGAAAATCCCGCGTTCAGCGTTCGGAAGGTTGGTCGGGATCGGTTTATCTGCCTTGGGAACGTTGGCTGATGAGTCACAAACGTTGTAAGGGGGTGTTTCCGAGAGATAGCTTGACGACGGAAACTTTGCTGAAATGGTCTATCCCGGCTTTCGATTTGGGAAATCCGATGATGGATGATTTGGAGGGGAAAATTGCCAAGTCAGCTTTTTATAATTTAGATGCGGATAAGGAAGAACAAGCGCGATCGCTTCACGTTACTCTTCTTCCAGGTTCTAGACCGCCAGAAGCTTATCGAAATTGGGAAGAAATTTTGTTGGCGGTGAATGGAATTAGGGAAAGTTTTCGTCATCGAGGAGCGGTATTTTTAGGGGCGATCGCACCTACGCTGAGTTTAGACCCTTTGCGGGAAGCTTTGGAGGCGCAAGGCTGGCAAATGCAAACTCAAGTATCGGAAGCTTCTGAATTACCGATTAATGACGCCAGCGCATCAGTATTTCATCAGGGAAAATCTACATTAATTTTGAGCCAGCGAGCTTTTAGCGATTGTTTACAGCAAGGTGATTTTGCGATCGCGATGGCGGGAACGGCTACCGAGCAATTTGTTGGTTTAGGAAAACCTGCGATCGCGATCCCTGGCAAAGGCCCACAATTCACCCCTGCCTTTGCAGAAGCTCAATCTCGCTTACTGGGGCCATCCTTAATTTTAGTCGAACAACCCACCGCAGTTGCCGCTACCATTCAATCTTTATTACGCGATCCAGACCGTTTGCAATTAATCGCTGAAAATGGTGTCCGTAGAATGGGAAAACCCGGATCTGCTCAACGAATTGCTGACTGTTTAATTGATAAATTGGTGATTGGTCATTAG
- a CDS encoding dienelactone hydrolase family protein, which produces MKNITRRQFIIVSTLTAGFALAVHPISAQVINTNTDGLIAGEVKIPVEDGEIPAYRAMPATGQNFPVILVVQEIFGVHEHIQDICRRFAKLGYLAIAPEMFARQGDVSQLNDIQEIISKVVSKVPDSQVMSDLDAAVNWAEKSSKGNINKLGITGFCWGGRVVWMYAAHNPKLKAGVAWYGRLVSESTPLTPKHPIDIAPYLKAPVLGLYGGNDSGIPNNTVEQMREALKRGNTASEIILYPDTPHGFFADYRPSYRKEEAEDGWEKMLGWFKKYGVV; this is translated from the coding sequence ATGAAAAACATCACTCGCCGTCAATTCATCATCGTCAGCACTCTCACAGCAGGCTTCGCCCTAGCAGTTCATCCCATTTCTGCCCAAGTTATCAACACGAATACCGACGGCTTAATCGCTGGTGAAGTAAAAATTCCCGTAGAAGATGGAGAAATCCCAGCTTATCGCGCCATGCCTGCCACTGGGCAGAACTTTCCAGTCATCTTAGTAGTGCAAGAAATCTTTGGAGTTCACGAACACATCCAAGATATTTGTCGCCGCTTTGCCAAATTAGGTTATTTAGCAATTGCACCCGAAATGTTTGCCCGTCAAGGAGATGTTTCCCAACTCAACGATATTCAAGAAATCATCTCCAAAGTTGTTTCTAAAGTTCCCGATAGCCAAGTAATGTCTGACTTGGATGCCGCCGTGAATTGGGCAGAAAAATCCAGTAAAGGAAATATCAATAAATTAGGAATTACAGGTTTTTGTTGGGGTGGCAGAGTTGTTTGGATGTATGCCGCACATAATCCCAAACTAAAAGCTGGCGTTGCTTGGTACGGACGTTTAGTGAGTGAATCTACCCCTCTAACTCCCAAGCATCCGATTGATATTGCCCCTTATTTGAAAGCGCCAGTTTTAGGACTGTATGGCGGTAATGATAGCGGCATTCCCAATAATACAGTAGAGCAAATGCGCGAAGCTCTCAAACGTGGTAATACTGCTTCAGAAATTATCCTTTATCCCGATACACCGCATGGTTTTTTTGCTGACTATCGCCCATCTTATCGAAAAGAAGAAGCTGAGGATGGTTGGGAAAAGATGTTAGGTTGGTTTAAAAAGTATGGTGTGGTTTAA
- a CDS encoding phenylpyruvate tautomerase MIF-related protein yields MPLIKVQTSVASPEKSQVEALLKNLSAKLSKHLGKPESYVMTAFESDVPMTFGGTTDPVCYIEIKSIGSMNSSQTKAMSQDFCKEINQNLGVAPNRIYIEFADAKGAMWGWNGSTF; encoded by the coding sequence ATGCCTCTAATCAAAGTTCAAACTTCTGTAGCATCACCGGAAAAATCACAAGTTGAAGCTCTGTTAAAAAATCTGTCTGCTAAATTGTCTAAGCATTTGGGTAAGCCGGAATCTTATGTGATGACTGCTTTTGAATCAGATGTGCCGATGACTTTTGGTGGGACTACTGACCCGGTATGTTATATCGAAATTAAAAGTATTGGTAGCATGAATTCGAGCCAAACTAAGGCAATGAGCCAGGATTTTTGCAAGGAGATTAATCAAAATTTAGGTGTGGCTCCCAATCGTATTTACATTGAATTTGCTGATGCTAAAGGTGCGATGTGGGGTTGGAATGGGTCAACTTTTTAG